One genomic segment of Bradyrhizobium prioriisuperbiae includes these proteins:
- the fliF gene encoding flagellar basal-body MS-ring/collar protein FliF, translated as MQALLGFLRTLGAARLAAMVAVTLALIGFFAFVIMRVTTPQMTTLFTDLSYEDSSGIIKELERQAIPYEMRNDGAILMVPKDKVTRLRMKLAESGLPKGGGVGYEIFDKSDALGTTSFVQNINHLRALEGELARTIRAIDRVQFARVHLVLPERPLFSREIPEPSASIVVRVRGMLEPQQVRSIRHIVASAVNGLKPQRVSIVDETGRLLADGAAGDLAEGATGDERRIAYEKRMREQIETIVSSVVGSGRTRVQLSADFDYNKVTQTSDKFDPEGRVLRSSQSREESSLSADAKDGQVTVNNELPGNQRNDNNGTPARDQSKKSEEINNYEISRVTKTEVTEAGRVNRISAAVLVDGTYSKNEKGETVYQARSKEELDRITSLVRTAIGFDQKRGDQVEVVNLRFADAPATVPLIEPTGLLGMLQFTKDDVMNVIELIVMMLLGIVVLFVVIRPLVKRILSPEMNLLGAPKPALPAVVETTPLPAPNNNAMSQMIDVAQVQGQVHAQSVHRVGELADRNPHETVAIIRQWLQEPA; from the coding sequence TTGCAAGCGCTGTTGGGATTTTTGAGAACGCTGGGAGCAGCGCGACTTGCGGCCATGGTCGCCGTAACGCTGGCCCTGATCGGCTTCTTTGCCTTCGTCATCATGCGAGTGACCACACCGCAGATGACCACACTGTTCACCGATCTCAGCTACGAGGACTCCTCGGGCATCATCAAAGAACTGGAACGCCAGGCCATTCCCTATGAGATGCGCAACGACGGCGCCATCCTCATGGTCCCGAAGGACAAGGTCACCCGGCTGCGGATGAAGCTCGCTGAGTCGGGCCTGCCCAAGGGCGGCGGGGTCGGATACGAGATCTTCGACAAATCCGACGCCCTCGGCACCACCAGTTTCGTCCAGAACATCAATCATCTCCGCGCCCTGGAAGGCGAGCTGGCCCGCACCATCCGCGCCATCGACCGGGTTCAGTTCGCCCGCGTCCACCTGGTGCTGCCGGAACGCCCGCTGTTTTCGCGGGAGATACCCGAACCCTCCGCCTCGATCGTGGTGCGGGTTCGCGGCATGCTCGAACCGCAACAGGTTCGCTCGATCCGTCATATCGTTGCCTCCGCCGTCAACGGCCTGAAACCGCAGCGGGTCTCGATCGTCGATGAAACCGGACGGCTGCTCGCCGACGGCGCCGCCGGCGACCTCGCGGAAGGAGCGACCGGCGACGAACGACGGATCGCCTACGAAAAACGGATGCGCGAGCAGATCGAAACCATCGTGTCGTCGGTGGTCGGCTCGGGACGCACCCGGGTGCAGCTCTCGGCCGACTTCGACTACAACAAGGTGACGCAGACCTCCGACAAGTTCGATCCTGAGGGACGGGTGCTGCGCTCCAGCCAGTCCCGTGAAGAATCCAGCCTCTCGGCCGACGCCAAGGACGGCCAGGTCACCGTCAACAACGAACTGCCCGGCAACCAGCGCAACGACAACAACGGCACCCCGGCCCGCGATCAAAGCAAGAAAAGCGAGGAAATCAACAATTACGAGATTTCCCGCGTCACCAAGACTGAAGTCACCGAAGCGGGCCGTGTCAATCGCATCTCTGCCGCGGTGCTGGTCGACGGCACCTACAGCAAGAACGAGAAGGGCGAGACCGTCTACCAGGCGCGCAGTAAGGAAGAGCTCGACCGGATCACCTCGCTGGTGCGCACCGCCATCGGTTTCGACCAGAAGCGCGGTGACCAGGTCGAGGTGGTCAATCTGAGGTTCGCCGACGCACCGGCAACGGTGCCCCTGATCGAACCCACCGGCCTGCTCGGCATGCTGCAATTCACCAAGGATGACGTCATGAACGTCATCGAGCTCATTGTCATGATGCTGCTCGGCATCGTGGTGCTGTTCGTGGTGATCCGCCCGCTGGTCAAACGCATCCTGTCGCCCGAAATGAACCTGCTGGGCGCGCCGAAGCCCGCTCTGCCAGCGGTCGTCGAAACCACGCCTTTGCCCGCCCCCAACAATAACGCCATGTCGCAAATGATCGACGTCGCCCAGGTGCAGGGTCAGGTCCACGCCCAATCCGTCCATCGCGTCGGCGAACTGGCGGACCGCAATCCACACGAAACCGTCGCTATCATTCGTCAATGGCTCCAGGAACCGGCGTGA
- a CDS encoding DUF1153 domain-containing protein produces MTEPHRPRVKYVIGPDGSPLTIADLPAPGTKRWVIRRKAEVVAAVRGGLLSLEEACSRYTLTVDEFLSWQFSIDQHGLAGLRTTRIQQYRQ; encoded by the coding sequence ATGACAGAACCCCATCGCCCGAGGGTGAAATACGTCATCGGGCCTGACGGCAGTCCGTTAACAATTGCGGATCTGCCCGCTCCCGGGACAAAACGGTGGGTCATCCGCCGTAAAGCCGAAGTCGTTGCCGCGGTCCGCGGTGGCTTGCTCTCCCTCGAGGAGGCCTGCAGCCGCTACACACTGACGGTCGACGAGTTTCTCTCCTGGCAATTCTCCATCGACCAGCACGGCTTGGCCGGTTTGCGGACAACCCGCATCCAGCAGTATCGCCAGTAA
- a CDS encoding class I SAM-dependent methyltransferase, with protein sequence MANDIDRAGVAKAYARWAPVYDLVFGPVFDQGRKSTIAIADAIGGRVLDVGVGTGLSLSDYSRTTKICGVDISEPMLRKAQERVRTLDLTNVETLAVMDAKNLAFADGAFDAVVAQYVITAVPDPEGTLDDFIRVLKPGGELILVNHIGAESGARRMFELGFAPLARRLGWRPEFPWERLVNWASRHGGVTLQERRPMPPMGHFSLIRYRKN encoded by the coding sequence ATGGCAAACGATATCGATCGCGCCGGCGTGGCGAAGGCTTATGCGCGCTGGGCTCCGGTCTATGACCTGGTGTTCGGCCCGGTGTTCGATCAGGGGCGCAAGTCTACGATTGCGATTGCCGATGCGATCGGGGGACGGGTGCTTGACGTCGGTGTCGGCACCGGGCTGTCGCTGTCGGATTATTCACGCACCACGAAGATCTGCGGTGTCGATATTTCCGAGCCGATGTTGCGCAAGGCGCAGGAGCGTGTGCGCACGCTCGATCTGACCAATGTCGAGACCCTGGCGGTGATGGACGCCAAGAATCTCGCCTTCGCGGATGGGGCGTTCGACGCGGTGGTTGCGCAATATGTGATTACGGCGGTGCCCGATCCGGAGGGGACGCTCGACGATTTCATCCGTGTGCTCAAGCCGGGCGGCGAGTTGATCCTGGTCAATCACATCGGCGCCGAGAGTGGTGCGCGCCGCATGTTCGAACTGGGCTTCGCGCCGCTGGCGCGCCGGCTCGGCTGGCGCCCGGAATTCCCGTGGGAACGTCTGGTCAACTGGGCCAGCCGCCACGGCGGCGTGACGTTGCAGGAGCGGCGGCCGATGCCGCCGATGGGGCATTTTTCGCTGATCCGCTATCGCAAGAATTGA
- a CDS encoding flagellar hook-length control protein FliK: MLRVPSESSAITASHNARPKSTAPSQTTGGSSFSALVDSNADAAADNRPSPADASPQPPQQPQASSQPQKSPPASKADKPGDPNSNAETTPKAPDSATAPAAGTVIVGKDGKIVVATDPAGKGDGDQAKDAKTDTEDAQPTPTAAQPAGAVAVVLPVAPAPTNPTVPAATADTATSGSSSTPAVEAAAAAEAAATVIAAPSDPATAAAVQVTAEATGEPAKGESAKTPAKPILTPRQANAMTAEADAGAATSPTTDPQATAAANTTATADKSTAKAAPKKDQADIETARPDAPAKDGGQASDAPASGHRLQAPGVDSSSLSSEASQRAAAAALQTQPQTQTTATAPTTQLHVALATAAAVPLNGVAMEISAQAQIGRNRFEIRLDPPELGRIDVRLDVDHRGQVTSHLTVDKVETLDLLRRDAPQLQRALEDAGLKTGDGGLQFSLRDQSSSNGRDDGNAGKNSQRLIISEDDTVPAEVAGRSYGRMIGASRGVDIRV, translated from the coding sequence GTGCTTCGTGTGCCGTCCGAGAGTTCCGCGATCACCGCGTCCCACAACGCACGGCCGAAATCCACCGCGCCCAGCCAGACGACTGGGGGCAGCAGCTTTTCGGCCCTGGTCGACAGCAATGCGGACGCAGCGGCCGACAACCGGCCATCGCCCGCTGATGCATCGCCGCAACCGCCCCAACAGCCGCAGGCCTCATCGCAGCCGCAGAAATCCCCGCCCGCCAGCAAGGCGGACAAGCCCGGAGATCCCAATTCCAATGCGGAGACCACTCCGAAGGCTCCGGATTCAGCCACAGCGCCTGCCGCCGGCACCGTGATCGTGGGCAAGGACGGCAAGATCGTTGTCGCGACCGATCCGGCCGGCAAAGGGGATGGCGATCAGGCCAAGGATGCAAAAACCGACACCGAAGACGCGCAGCCGACACCAACTGCTGCACAGCCGGCCGGGGCAGTCGCCGTGGTGCTGCCGGTAGCACCCGCTCCCACCAACCCGACGGTCCCCGCAGCAACGGCTGATACCGCCACCTCGGGATCCAGTTCCACCCCGGCTGTCGAGGCGGCGGCCGCGGCTGAAGCTGCGGCGACCGTTATCGCTGCACCAAGCGATCCGGCGACCGCTGCAGCGGTACAGGTGACAGCCGAAGCGACCGGAGAACCGGCCAAGGGAGAATCGGCCAAGACCCCGGCCAAACCCATTCTCACACCCCGCCAAGCCAACGCGATGACGGCCGAGGCTGATGCCGGCGCGGCGACATCGCCGACCACGGACCCGCAGGCCACGGCGGCTGCGAACACCACCGCCACGGCTGACAAATCGACCGCGAAGGCCGCGCCCAAAAAAGATCAAGCCGACATCGAGACCGCCAGGCCTGACGCCCCGGCCAAGGACGGCGGCCAGGCATCGGACGCTCCGGCAAGCGGACATCGTCTGCAAGCGCCCGGCGTCGATTCGTCGTCGCTCTCGTCGGAGGCAAGCCAACGCGCCGCGGCTGCAGCGCTGCAGACCCAACCGCAAACACAGACCACCGCGACCGCACCGACAACGCAATTGCATGTCGCGCTCGCGACCGCCGCAGCCGTGCCGCTGAACGGCGTTGCCATGGAAATCTCGGCCCAGGCGCAGATCGGTCGCAACCGCTTCGAGATCCGACTCGATCCGCCGGAGCTCGGCCGCATCGATGTCCGCCTCGATGTGGACCACCGCGGACAGGTGACGTCGCATCTCACCGTCGACAAGGTCGAGACGCTCGACCTGCTGCGCCGCGACGCACCGCAACTGCAGCGCGCCCTGGAGGATGCCGGCCTGAAAACCGGCGATGGAGGCCTGCAATTCAGCCTTCGCGACCAGTCGTCATCGAACGGTCGCGACGACGGCAACGCAGGCAAGAATTCGCAGCGCCTGATTATCAGTGAAGACGACACCGTGCCGGCTGAAGTCGCCGGACGCAGCTATGGCCGCATGATCGGCGCAAGCCGCGGCGTCGATATCAGGGTTTGA
- the mnmA gene encoding tRNA 2-thiouridine(34) synthase MnmA has protein sequence MLNSLDLEGRPEDTRVVVAMSGGVDSSTTAALLKAEGYDVVGITLQLYDHGAATHRKGACCAGQDIYDARAVAERIGIPHYVLDYESRFREAVIDRFAESYVLGETPVPCIECNRSIKFRDLLATARELGAQALATGHYVASRRLADGSRALVCAADAERDQSYFLFATTQDQLQDVRFPLGDLTKAQTRELARRFGLSVADKHDSQDICFVPTGRYTDVIERLKPSAMQPGDIVDLDGHVIGTHQGIAHFTVGQRRGLGIASDAPLYVVRLDAPARRVVVGPREALRKRRIVLRDINWIGDGSLDHAAAQGIEMFVKVRSTRAPQPAWLRRVDGGYEVELVDGEEGVSPGQACVFYDAAAGQARVLGGGFIVSAAAGRTPTRDATPRPEPLAVGMHG, from the coding sequence ATGCTCAACAGTCTGGATCTGGAAGGTCGTCCCGAAGACACCCGGGTTGTCGTTGCCATGTCGGGCGGCGTCGATTCGTCGACGACGGCTGCGCTGCTCAAGGCCGAAGGATACGACGTCGTCGGCATTACCCTGCAATTGTACGATCACGGCGCGGCCACCCACCGCAAGGGAGCCTGCTGCGCCGGGCAGGATATCTACGACGCCCGTGCGGTGGCTGAACGCATCGGCATCCCACACTATGTGCTCGACTACGAAAGCCGCTTCCGCGAGGCCGTGATCGATCGTTTTGCCGAAAGTTACGTGCTCGGCGAAACGCCGGTGCCGTGCATCGAGTGCAATCGCTCGATCAAGTTTCGCGACCTGCTCGCAACCGCAAGAGAACTCGGGGCACAGGCGCTGGCGACCGGACACTATGTCGCCTCTCGCCGCCTGGCGGATGGCTCTCGCGCGCTGGTGTGTGCGGCGGATGCCGAGCGTGATCAGAGCTATTTTCTGTTCGCGACCACCCAGGACCAGTTGCAGGACGTTCGTTTCCCGCTCGGCGATCTGACCAAGGCGCAAACCCGCGAGCTGGCGCGTCGCTTCGGCCTGTCGGTCGCCGACAAGCATGACAGCCAGGATATCTGCTTCGTGCCGACCGGGCGTTACACCGACGTGATCGAGCGGCTGAAGCCGAGTGCGATGCAGCCCGGAGACATCGTCGATCTCGACGGTCATGTGATCGGCACGCACCAGGGCATTGCGCATTTCACGGTCGGGCAGCGTCGCGGATTGGGCATCGCGTCCGATGCGCCGCTGTATGTGGTGCGGCTCGATGCGCCGGCGCGGCGGGTGGTCGTGGGTCCGCGCGAAGCGCTGCGGAAGCGGCGCATCGTGTTGCGCGACATCAACTGGATCGGCGACGGCTCGCTCGATCATGCTGCTGCGCAGGGGATCGAGATGTTCGTCAAGGTTCGCTCGACGCGTGCGCCGCAGCCGGCCTGGCTGCGCCGGGTCGATGGCGGCTATGAGGTCGAACTGGTCGATGGCGAAGAGGGCGTGTCGCCCGGGCAGGCCTGCGTGTTTTACGATGCGGCTGCCGGACAGGCGCGGGTGCTTGGCGGCGGTTTCATTGTCAGCGCCGCGGCCGGACGCACGCCGACACGTGATGCCACACCGAGGCCGGAGCCGCTGGCCGTCGGCATGCACGGATAA
- the fliG gene encoding flagellar motor switch protein FliG has protein sequence MASTQLATSNANDITSTVAALAARQAKRPQGEKVSGPRRAAMLMLALGEQYGGKIWALLDDDELRELSLHMSGLGNVEADVVEDMLLEFVSRMSASGALMGNFDATERLLQQYLPADRVHGIMDEIRGPAGRNMWEKLSNVQEEVLANYLKNEYPQTIAVVLSKLKPEHAARVLSILPDDMALDVVNRMLKMEAVQKEVIERVEQTLRVEFMSNLSQTRRRDAHEVMAEIFNNFDRQTETRFITSLEEENRESAERIKALMFTFDDLVKLDNGSAQTLMRHVDKEKLAIALKGANEDVRQFFFGNMSTRAAKMLLDDMASSGPVRLRDVDENQALLVNLAKDLAAKGEIMLSKNRADDELVY, from the coding sequence ATGGCTTCGACCCAACTCGCTACCAGCAACGCCAACGATATCACCAGCACGGTCGCTGCCCTGGCCGCTCGCCAGGCCAAACGGCCACAGGGCGAAAAAGTCAGCGGCCCGCGGCGCGCCGCCATGCTGATGCTCGCGCTCGGAGAACAATACGGCGGCAAGATCTGGGCGCTGCTCGACGACGATGAACTGCGCGAGCTGTCGCTGCATATGTCGGGCCTCGGCAATGTCGAAGCCGATGTGGTCGAGGACATGCTGCTGGAGTTCGTCTCGCGGATGTCGGCGTCCGGCGCCCTGATGGGCAATTTCGACGCCACCGAACGGCTGCTGCAGCAATACCTGCCAGCCGACCGGGTCCATGGCATCATGGATGAAATCCGCGGGCCGGCCGGACGCAACATGTGGGAGAAGCTCTCCAACGTCCAGGAAGAGGTTCTCGCCAACTACCTCAAGAATGAATATCCGCAGACCATCGCCGTGGTGCTGTCGAAGCTGAAGCCCGAACACGCCGCCCGCGTGCTGTCCATCCTGCCCGACGACATGGCGCTCGACGTCGTCAATCGCATGCTGAAGATGGAGGCCGTGCAAAAGGAAGTGATCGAACGGGTCGAACAGACGCTGCGCGTCGAGTTCATGTCCAACCTGTCGCAGACCCGCCGCCGCGACGCGCACGAAGTGATGGCCGAGATCTTCAATAATTTCGACCGCCAGACCGAAACCCGCTTCATCACCTCGCTGGAAGAGGAAAACCGCGAGTCGGCTGAACGCATCAAAGCGTTGATGTTCACCTTCGATGACCTGGTGAAGCTGGACAACGGCTCTGCGCAAACCCTGATGCGCCACGTCGACAAGGAAAAGCTCGCCATCGCCCTGAAGGGCGCCAACGAAGACGTCCGGCAATTCTTCTTCGGCAACATGTCGACCCGCGCCGCCAAAATGCTGCTGGACGACATGGCCTCGAGTGGTCCGGTGCGACTGCGCGACGTCGACGAGAACCAGGCGCTGCTGGTCAACCTGGCGAAAGATCTCGCGGCCAAGGGCGAGATCATGCTGTCGAAAAACCGCGCTGACGACGAGTTGGTGTACTGA
- a CDS encoding acetyl-CoA C-acetyltransferase, with the protein MGEALIIDACRTPHGIGKAGKGALSEIHPQQLGATVLRALAERTGINTADVDDIIWGTSAQVGPQGGDMGRMSALDAGYDVRASGVTLDRFCGSGITSVNMAAASIMAGAEDLVIAGGTEKMSMATRRGDGPMMMDSGNLRLRARHPQSHQGVCADAIATMEGISREDTDRLSLLSQQRAANAIAKGYFDRSLVSVRHEDGSLALDREEYPRPQTTMEALSGLKPAFPAIADYPLDDKGTTYRKLILDKFPDLEINHVHHAGNSSGVVDGSAAILLASPAYAKAHGLKPRARVVAMANMGDSPTLMLNAPVPAARKVLAKAGLDLSDIDLFEINEAFAVVAEKFIRDLEIDRDKVNVNGGSIALGHPIGATGSILIGTVLDELERRNLRRGLVTMCAAGGMAPAIIIERV; encoded by the coding sequence ATGGGCGAGGCACTCATCATCGACGCCTGCAGGACCCCGCACGGCATTGGCAAGGCAGGCAAAGGCGCGTTGTCGGAGATTCATCCCCAGCAGCTCGGCGCCACCGTGTTGCGCGCGCTCGCCGAGCGCACCGGCATCAACACCGCCGATGTCGATGACATCATTTGGGGCACCAGTGCGCAGGTAGGTCCGCAGGGCGGCGACATGGGCCGGATGTCGGCGCTCGATGCAGGCTACGATGTGCGCGCCAGCGGTGTGACACTCGATCGCTTCTGCGGCTCCGGCATCACCAGTGTCAATATGGCGGCAGCTTCGATCATGGCGGGCGCGGAGGATCTGGTGATCGCCGGCGGCACCGAAAAGATGTCGATGGCGACACGGCGCGGTGATGGGCCGATGATGATGGATTCCGGAAACCTGCGGCTGCGGGCGCGGCATCCGCAATCCCATCAGGGCGTTTGCGCCGATGCGATCGCGACCATGGAGGGCATCAGCCGCGAGGACACCGATCGCCTGTCGCTGCTGAGTCAGCAGCGCGCCGCGAATGCTATCGCCAAGGGTTATTTCGACAGGAGCCTGGTCTCTGTGCGCCACGAAGACGGCAGTCTGGCACTCGATCGCGAGGAGTATCCGCGTCCGCAGACCACGATGGAAGCGCTGTCCGGTTTGAAACCTGCGTTTCCGGCGATTGCCGACTATCCGCTCGACGACAAGGGCACCACCTATCGCAAGCTGATCCTGGACAAGTTTCCCGATCTCGAAATCAATCATGTTCATCATGCCGGCAATTCGTCGGGCGTGGTCGACGGCTCAGCCGCGATCCTTTTGGCGTCGCCTGCCTATGCCAAGGCGCACGGCCTGAAGCCGCGGGCGAGAGTGGTGGCGATGGCCAACATGGGGGACTCGCCAACGCTGATGCTGAACGCACCGGTGCCGGCAGCCCGCAAGGTGCTCGCCAAAGCGGGGCTCGACCTCAGCGATATCGACCTGTTCGAGATCAATGAGGCGTTTGCCGTGGTGGCTGAAAAATTCATCCGTGATCTTGAGATCGATCGCGACAAGGTCAATGTCAACGGCGGCTCGATTGCGCTCGGCCATCCGATCGGCGCGACCGGTTCGATTCTGATTGGCACCGTGCTGGACGAACTCGAGCGGCGCAATCTCAGGCGTGGCCTGGTGACGATGTGCGCCGCCGGCGGCATGGCGCCGGCTATTATCATCGAGCGGGTCTGA
- a CDS encoding flagellar hook assembly protein FlgD, with the protein MVDVTTPTPITSAPSANPPASGSGSSSGGKSTTTGLADNFQTFLTLLTTQLKNQNPLDPLDTNQFTQQLVQFAQVEQQLKGNEQLTSLVNIEKAAQSTQALVFVGATVAVDGSTAQLVKDSAGKNSATWNLNAPKDASSVITITNSTGQTVYNGTFTLNSGNASFVWDGKGNDGTQWPAGAYKMSVTAKDANGQSVAVSTEIQGTVDSVDLTATPALLSIGGQSYTVDKIKRVVRPSASS; encoded by the coding sequence ATGGTCGATGTAACCACGCCAACCCCGATTACGTCGGCGCCATCAGCCAATCCGCCGGCGAGCGGATCAGGCTCGAGCTCAGGCGGCAAGAGCACGACCACGGGCCTTGCCGACAACTTCCAGACGTTTCTGACGCTGCTGACCACACAGCTGAAGAACCAGAATCCACTCGATCCGCTGGATACCAACCAGTTCACTCAGCAATTGGTGCAGTTCGCTCAGGTCGAGCAACAGCTCAAGGGCAATGAACAACTGACGTCGCTGGTCAACATCGAGAAAGCCGCGCAATCGACCCAGGCCCTGGTGTTCGTCGGCGCGACGGTGGCGGTCGACGGCAGCACCGCGCAGCTCGTGAAAGATTCCGCCGGGAAGAATTCGGCAACCTGGAATCTGAACGCCCCGAAGGATGCCAGTTCGGTCATCACCATCACAAATTCAACCGGCCAGACCGTCTACAACGGGACCTTCACCCTTAATTCCGGCAACGCCAGCTTTGTGTGGGACGGCAAGGGCAACGACGGCACGCAATGGCCGGCAGGCGCCTACAAGATGAGCGTGACGGCGAAGGACGCCAATGGCCAGAGCGTGGCGGTCTCGACCGAGATTCAGGGCACCGTCGATTCCGTCGACCTGACAGCGACGCCGGCCCTGCTTTCGATCGGCGGACAGAGCTACACCGTCGATAAGATCAAGCGCGTGGTCCGACCATCCGCCAGCAGCTAG
- a CDS encoding PLP-dependent aminotransferase family protein: MLLKLDGTGPAYLQVYRAIRTEILNGTLSRGMRLPSTRSIATDLSVARNTILQAFDQLLAEGYVTAHVGAGTFVADELPDLMETLHPAASRPASGDQTAFGLSAYGQRAQMWDSPLKLRPRPLPYDFRQGHTDIQNFPFEIWRKLLTRRARSSNAHSFVYSTPEGGIDLRRAIADYVRRSRGVRCHEDQVLVVNGSQQAFDLIARALLDPGDVVVMEDPGYLGAREAFRAAGARFVAASVDSDGLTLDTLPPLANRARLVYVTPSHQFPTGAIMPLARRLALLAWAKSTGCYIVEDDYDSEFRFDGRPVEAVQALDRSGLVIYLGTLSKTLFPGLRLGYLIVPEPLVAPLRAIKFLADRHTSTLQQDALTDFITEGHFERHLRRARKLNGARREAMMRSLRTHLGDRVEICGANAGLHMLVWLRDHAEAELPSIMARAAAAGVGIYPVTPYYFEPPRQAGLLLGYAALDPAAIEEGIARFAKTLNARKTA; encoded by the coding sequence ATGTTGCTGAAGCTGGACGGCACAGGACCCGCCTATCTCCAGGTCTATCGCGCCATCCGGACCGAGATCCTCAACGGCACTCTGTCGCGAGGAATGCGGCTGCCATCGACACGAAGCATCGCGACCGACCTGTCGGTCGCGCGCAATACCATCCTGCAAGCCTTCGACCAGTTGCTGGCCGAAGGCTACGTCACTGCGCATGTGGGCGCGGGAACGTTCGTCGCCGACGAACTGCCCGATCTGATGGAGACGCTGCACCCGGCTGCGTCCCGGCCAGCATCAGGAGACCAGACCGCGTTCGGGCTGTCGGCCTACGGCCAGCGCGCACAGATGTGGGACTCCCCACTCAAGCTGCGGCCGCGGCCGTTGCCTTATGACTTTCGTCAAGGCCACACCGACATTCAAAACTTTCCATTCGAGATCTGGCGCAAGCTGCTCACGCGCCGGGCGCGCAGTTCGAACGCGCATTCCTTCGTGTACAGCACGCCCGAGGGCGGCATCGACCTGCGCCGGGCGATTGCCGACTACGTCCGGCGCTCGCGCGGGGTGCGTTGTCACGAGGATCAGGTTCTGGTCGTAAATGGAAGCCAGCAGGCGTTCGACTTGATTGCGCGCGCCCTGCTCGATCCCGGCGACGTCGTTGTCATGGAAGATCCAGGCTACCTCGGCGCGCGCGAAGCATTCCGCGCCGCCGGCGCGCGTTTCGTCGCGGCATCTGTCGATTCAGATGGGTTGACCTTGGACACCCTGCCTCCACTCGCCAACCGCGCCCGGCTGGTCTACGTCACGCCGTCGCATCAGTTTCCCACCGGCGCGATCATGCCGCTGGCGCGTCGGCTGGCGCTGCTGGCCTGGGCGAAATCGACCGGCTGCTACATCGTGGAAGACGACTATGACAGTGAATTCCGTTTCGACGGTCGTCCGGTCGAGGCGGTGCAGGCGCTGGATCGCTCGGGCCTCGTGATCTATCTCGGCACGCTGTCGAAGACGCTGTTTCCGGGTTTGCGTCTCGGCTATCTCATCGTGCCCGAACCACTGGTCGCGCCCTTGCGCGCTATCAAGTTCCTGGCGGACCGCCATACGTCCACCCTGCAGCAGGACGCGTTGACGGACTTCATCACGGAAGGCCATTTCGAGCGCCACCTGCGCCGGGCCCGAAAACTGAACGGCGCGCGGCGCGAAGCGATGATGCGTTCGCTTCGCACCCATTTGGGCGACAGGGTGGAGATTTGCGGCGCCAATGCCGGCCTGCACATGCTGGTTTGGCTGCGCGATCATGCCGAGGCGGAGCTGCCGTCGATCATGGCCCGGGCCGCCGCGGCCGGCGTCGGTATCTATCCGGTAACGCCCTACTATTTCGAACCGCCACGACAGGCGGGACTGCTGCTGGGGTATGCCGCGCTGGATCCCGCCGCCATTGAGGAAGGGATCGCCCGTTTCGCCAAAACGCTCAACGCTCGAAAGACGGCTTAA
- a CDS encoding SDR family NAD(P)-dependent oxidoreductase: MKLDSSISAVITGGASGLGAATARMLASHGVRVALFDLNGDLGESLAKELGGVFCAVNVTSTPEVDAAFAKARAAIGQERILVNCAGVGGSVKTVSRDKQTREIKEYPLENFERIIQVNLIGTFRCITKSAAGMLTLDPLPDGDRGAIVNTASVAAEDGQVGQAAYTASKAGIVGLTLTVARDLSSEAIRVNTILPGIFDTPLLQRAPEAVKAALGAQVPFPRRLGRPDEYAQLAHTMITNTYFNGEDVRLDGAIRMAPR; the protein is encoded by the coding sequence ATGAAACTGGACTCGTCGATTTCGGCTGTCATCACCGGCGGCGCATCCGGCCTTGGTGCTGCGACGGCGCGGATGCTGGCGTCGCACGGTGTCAGGGTCGCGCTGTTCGATCTGAACGGCGATCTCGGCGAGTCGTTGGCCAAAGAACTCGGCGGTGTCTTCTGCGCGGTCAATGTCACCTCGACGCCGGAGGTTGATGCGGCCTTCGCCAAGGCGCGCGCTGCGATCGGGCAGGAGCGCATTCTGGTAAACTGCGCCGGTGTCGGCGGATCGGTGAAAACCGTGTCCCGCGACAAGCAGACCCGCGAGATCAAGGAATATCCGCTGGAGAATTTCGAACGGATCATCCAAGTCAATCTGATCGGCACCTTCCGCTGCATCACCAAGAGCGCGGCCGGCATGCTGACGCTCGATCCGCTGCCGGACGGCGACCGCGGTGCCATCGTCAACACGGCGTCGGTCGCCGCGGAAGACGGACAGGTCGGGCAGGCGGCTTATACCGCGTCCAAGGCCGGCATTGTCGGCTTGACGCTGACAGTGGCGCGCGATCTGTCGAGCGAAGCGATCCGGGTCAATACGATTTTGCCCGGCATTTTCGACACCCCGCTGCTGCAACGGGCGCCGGAGGCAGTGAAGGCGGCGCTCGGCGCGCAGGTGCCGTTTCCGCGCCGTCTCGGCCGGCCGGACGAATACGCCCAGCTCGCGCACACCATGATCACCAACACCTACTTCAACGGCGAAGACGTGCGGCTCGATGGTGCCATCCGCATGGCGCCACGCTAA